The sequence GCGTCATTCCGGCCATCTTTGCAAGCAGCATTCTGCTGTTTCCGGCTTCGTTGGGTGCCTGGTTTGGTCAGTCCGAGGGCATGGGCTGGTTGCAGGACATCTCGCAGTCGATCGCTCCTGGTCAGCCGTTGAATATTCTGCTGTTTAGTGCAGGGATTATTTTCTTCTGCTTCTTCTATACGGCGTTGATGTTCAATCCGAAAGACGTAGCGGAAAACCTGAAGAAGTCCGGTGCCTTTATTCCGGGTATTCGTCCTGGTGAGCAGTCTGCGCGCTATATTGATGGCGTCCTGACTCGTCTGACCATGTTCGGTGCTCTATATATGATGGCCGTGTGCTTGCTGCCCCAGTTTCTCGTGGTAGCCGCAAACGTGCCGTTTTACCTTGGCGGGACCTCGTTGCTGATCGTGGTCGTGGTTGTGATGGACTTCATGTCCCAAGTGCAATCTCACCTCGTTTCGCACCAGTATGAATCCCTGATGAAGAAAGCCAACCTGAAGGGCTACGGCAGCGGCATGCTGCGCTGAAGCACCCATAAGGTTAGAGGAGTTCGTGATGAAAGTTCGTGCATCGGTGAAAAAGCTGTGCCGTAACTGCAAGATTATTCGCCGCGAAGGTGTTGTTCGAGTAATTTGCAGCGCGGAACCACGTCACAAGCAGCGCCAAGGCTAAATGTGATCTGTGCTAAAAGCCCAGCAGCTAGTGCGCTGCTGGGTTGATTATTTGTTATTACAGCGATATTATCTCGCGCCCTATTTCTTGGCTTCCGGGGCGTAGGTAGCTGTCAATTGGAGTCCCACTGAATGGCCCGTATTGCAGGCGTTAACATTCCAGATAACAAGCATACTGTTATCTCGCTGACCTACATCTATGGTGTCGGTCGCACAACTGCACACAAAATCTGTGCTACCACCGGGGTAAACCCGGCGGTCAAGATCAAAGATCTGAGCGACGAGCAGATTGAACAGCTGCGTGGCGAAGTCGCGAAGTTCACCACTGAAGGTGATCTGCGTCGCGAAATCAACATGAAAATCAAGCGCTTGATGGACCTCGGTTGCTATCGCGGTCTGCGTCATCGTCGTGGTCTTCCAGTACGCGGTCAGCGTACCAAGACTAACGCGCGTACCCGTAAAGGTCCGCGTAAGCCGATCCGCAAGTAATCGCCCCAGCGAATCGACAGGAATTAAATCATGGCAAAACCTGCTGCTCGTCCTCGTAAAAAAGTTAAAAAGACAGTGGTTGATGGCATCGCCCACATCCATGCATCTTTTAACAACACAATCGTGACCATCACCGACCGTCAAGGTAACGCTCTTTCCTGGGCAACCTCCGGTGGTTCGGGTTTCCGCGGTTCCCGCAAGTCCACCCCGTTCGCTGCTCAGGTAGCTGCTGAACGTGCTGGTCAAGCTGCGCTGGAATACGGCCTGAAAAACCTCGACGTTAACGTCAAAGGTCCAGGCCCAGGTCGTGAATCTGCTGTCCGTGCTTTGAACGGCTGCGGCTACAAGATCGCCAGCATCACCGACGTGACGCCAATCCCGCACAACGGGTGCCGTCCGCCGAAGAAGCGCCGCGTGTAATCCAGGAGATTGTAAAGAATGGCTCGTTACATTGGTCCAAAATGCAAACTCGCTCGTCGCGAAGGCACCGATCTCTTCCTGAAGAGCGGCGTGCGCGCGATCGAATCGAAGTGCAACATCGAAGCAGCACCTGGTATCCACGGCCAACGCCGCGGTCGCCAGTCCGACTACGGCACCCAACTGCGTGAAAAGCAGAAGGTCCGTCGTATTTATGGCGTTCTCGAGCGTCAGTTCAGCGGTTACTACAAAGAAGCTGCCGGCAAGAAAGGCGCTACAGGTGAAAACCTGCTGCAACTGCTCGAATGCCGTCTGGACAACGTTGTATACCGCATGGGCTTCGGTTCGACTCGTGCCGAATCGCGTCAGCTGGTCTCGCACAAGTCGGTAAGCGTCAACGGCAAAACCGTTAACGTTCCGTCCTACCAGGTTCGCGCTGGTGACGTGGTGGCAATTCGTGAAAAGGCGAAGAACCAACTGCGTATTGTCCAGGCTCTCGATCTGTGTGCCCAACGTGGCCGCGTAGAATGGGTAGAAGTAGACACTGAGAAAAAATCTGGCGTCTTCAAAAGCGTCCCAGCTCGCAGTGATCTGTCCGCCGACATCAACGAAAGCCTGATTGTCGAGCTCTACTCCAAGTAAGGGCTAGAAAATAGGTGCATCCATGCAGATTTCGGTAAATGAGTTCCTGACACCCCGCCACATTGATGTGCAGGTTGTCAGTCCGACCCGCGCCAAGATCACACTCGAGCCTCTCGAGCGTGGTTTCGGCCATACCCTGGGCAACGCGCTGCGCCGCATCCTGTTGTCCTCCATGCCCGGCTGTGCAGTAGTCGAGGCCGAGATTGACGGTGTACTCCATGAGTACAGCGCCATCGAAGGTGTACAGGAAGATGTCATTGAAATCCTGTTGAACCTTAAAGGTCTGGCTATCAAGCTGCACGGTCGAGACGAAGTTACGCTGACCTTGTCGAAGAAGGGTTCGGGGGTGGTTACCGCTGCCGATATTCAGCTGGATCATGATGTCGAGATCGTTAACCCCGATCACGTAATCGCTAACCTGGCGTCTAACGGCGCCCTGAACATGAAGCTCGTGGTAGCTCGTGGTCGCGGTTATGAACCAGCAGACTCGCGTCAGAGCGATGAAGACGAAAGCCGCAGCATTGGTCGCTTGCAGCTCGACTCTTCGTTCAGCCCGGTTCGTCGTATCGCATACGTGGTGGAAAACGCCCGTGTCGAGCAGCGTACCAACCTGGACAAGCTGGTTATTGATCTGGAAACCAACGGTACTCTGGATCCTGAAGAGGCTATCCGTCGTGCAGCAACCATTCTGCAACAGCAGTTGGCTGCGTTCGTCGACCTCAAAGGTGATAGCGAACCGGTTGTAGTCGAACAGGAAGACGAGATCGATCCGATCCTGCTTCGTCCGGTTGACGATTTGGAACTGACCGTACGTTCGGCCAACTGCCTTAAGGCGGAGAACATTTACTACATCGGCGACCTGATTCAGCGCACCGAAGTAGAACTGTTGAAGACTCCGAACCTGGGCAAGAAATCCTTGACCGAGATCAAGGACGTTCTGGCTTCTCGTGGTCTCTCCCTCGGCATGCGCCTCGACAACTGGCCGCCTGCAAGTCTTAAGAAGGACGACAAGGCGACTGCCTGATCGTCGTAATCACCGAACGTAGTGTTTGGTAAGGAATGAACCATGCGTCATCGTAAAAGTGGACGTCACCTGAGCCGTACCAGCTCCCACCGTAAGGCCATGTTCCAAAACATGGCGGTGTCGCTGTTCGAGCACGAGCTGATCAAAACTACCCTGCCAAAAGCCAAAGAACTGCGTCGCGTTGCTGAGCCGCTGATCACTTTGGCCAAGGTTGACAGCGTAGCTAACCGTCGTCTGGCATTTGACCGTACTCGTTCGAAAGAAATGGTCGGCAAGCTGTTCAACGATCTGGGCAAGCGTTATGCGACTCGTGAGGGTGGCTACCTGCGCATCCTCAAGTGCGGTTTCCGCGCTGGCGACAACGCGCCTATGGCGTACGTCGAGCTGGTCGATCGTCCTGTCGGTGGTTCGGTAGAAACCGCTGAGTAAGACGTCAGTCAGTACAAAAAACCGGGCCTAGTGCCCGGTTTTTTGTTGTCCCCCAAAATTATTCTTGTAGCCTGGCGATGCCACAAGCACGCTGTGATTCTAAGTGATAAACGGAACCTGCCTCATTTACCTGCGTTTTCGGCACCTAGTGTCAGAGAATCGCTGCATTTGCGCATTTATTTACTTATTCGCAGCGTGACCTCAGGGACATGTTGGTTCAAACTACTGCCTTTCCCGAGGAGATGTACGGCGATGCAAGGCCACCCGGATGTAATCGATTACCTCAACACGCTACTCACTGGTGAACTGGCTGCGCGCGACCAGTATTTCGTCCATTCACGGATGTACGAAGACTGGGGCTTCGGTAAGTTGTACGAACGCATTAATCACGAGATGGAAGAAGAGGCGCAACACGCTGATGCATTGATGCGCCGGATTCTCATGCTTGAAGGGACGCCGCGTATGCGGCCCGATGATCTCGACGTGGGCACGACGGTGCCAGAGATGCTCGCAAGCGACCTTCGTCTTGAATATAAAGTACGAGCTGCGCTGTGTAAGGGCATTGCGCTCTGCGAGCAGCATAAAGACTATGTCAGCCGAGACATTCTGCGGATACAGCTGGCCGACACGGAAGAGGATCACACCTACTGGCTTGAGAAGCAGTTGGGACTGATCAAATCAATTGGGCTTGAGAATTACTTGCAGTCCCAGTTCTGAGCGACTCGCACATCATAAAAAGCCCCTGCCGCTTGAGAGCGTCAGGGGCTTTTCTATTCCTGGGGGCTGGTTATGCGCGATCCCGCTCCAGCAGTGGCTTCAGATAGTGACCCGTGTATGACTGCTTCATCTCAGCCACTTGCTCTGGCGTACCTGTTGCGATGATCTGACCGCCCTTTGACCCTCCTTCCGGCCCCAGGTCCACCAGCCAGTCGGCCGTCTTGATCACGTCCAGGTTGTGCTCGATGACGACGACGGTATTGCCGTGGTCTCGCAACCGGTGCAAGACGTCCAGTAGCTGCTGGATATCCGCGAAGTGCAGCCCTGTCGTCGGCTCGTCCAGAATGTAGAGCGTTTTGCCCGTATCACGTTTGGAGAGCTCACGGGACAGCTTGACCCGTTGAGCCTCGCCTCCCGAAAGGGTCGTTGCAGACTGGCCCAGCTTGATATACGACAGACCCACGTCCATAAGCGTCTGCAGCTTACGGGCGAGGGCAGGCACGGCGTCAAAAAACGCCCGGGCCTCCTCAATCGTCATCTCCAGGACTTCATGGATGCTTTTGCCCTTGTATTTGACTTCAAGCGTCTCGCGGTTATATCGCTTGCTCTTGCACACGTCGCAAGGCACATAAATATCAGGCAGGAAATGCATCTCGACCTTGATCAGGCCGTCACCCTGGCATGCTTCGCAGCGTCCGCCTTTTACGTTAAAGGAGAACCGGCCAGGGCCGTACCCCCGTGACCGCGATTCAGGCACGCCGGCAAACAGCTCCCTGATCGGCGTAAAGAGGCCGGTGTAGGTGGCGGGGTTGGACCGTGGCGTACGTCCAATGGGGCTCTGGTCAATGTCCACGACTTTGTCCAGATGCTGCAGGCCGTCAATGCTGTCATGCGCCGAAGCTTCAAGGGTCGTAGCACCGTTAAGCGCCGTGGCGCTTAGAGGGAACAGCGTGTTGTTGATCAGCGTCGACTTGCCTGACCCGGAAACGCCCGTTACGCACGTCAGCAAGCCGATCGGGATCTCAAGGTCCACATTGCGCAGATTATTGCCGCGTGCGCCTTTGAGTTTGAGCGACAGTTTCTTGTTGCGCGGCGTGCGCTTGGCAGGCACCTGGATTTTCACGCGTCCGGAGAGGTATTTGCCGGTTAAAGAGTCCGGGTGATCCATCACTTCCTGCGGCGTGCCCTCTGCGACGATGTGACCGCCATGAACGCCCGCGCCCGGGCCGATGTCGACGACGTAGTCAGCCAGCCGAATCGCGTCCTCGTCGTGCTCCACCACAATGACCGTGTTGCCGATGTCCCGTAGGTGTCGCAGGGTGTCCAGCAGACGATCGTTGTCGCGCTGGTGCAGCCCGATGGAGGGCTCATCGAGGATATACATGACGCCGACAAGTCCGGCGCCGATCTGGCTGGCAAGACGAATGCGCTGTGCCTCACCGCCCGAAAGGGTGTCAGCGCTACGATCCAGTGTCAGGTAATCGAGCCCGACGTTCACGAGGAACTGCAGGCGTTCGCGGATTTCCTTGAGGATCTTGTCAGCGATTTCTCCCCGTCGGCCGGTCAGCTTCAGGTCGCCGAAGTAATGGGTCGCGTCACCAATTGGCATATTAGTCACTGCTGGAAGAGTCTTTTCCCCCACCCACACGTGACGTGCCTCACGACGCAAGCGAGTCCCTCGACACTCAGGGCAAGGCTGTGTACTGAGAAACTTTGCCAGCTCCTCGCGTACGGTGGTCGACTCGGTTTCGCGATAGCGGCGCTCAAGATTGGGAACGATGCCTTCAAACGGGTGCGCGCGCTTGACGATGTCGCCGCGGTCGTTCAGGTATCGGAAGTCAACGTTCTCCTTGCCGCTGCCACCCAGAAGCACTTTCTGCAGGTCAGTTGGTAATTCTTTGAACGGCACTTCAAGACTAAAACGGTAATGCTTGGCCAGCGAACCGAGCATCTGGAAATAATAGACGTTTCTTCTGTCCCACCCGCGTATCGCGCCTTCCGCCAAAGTCAGCTCACCGTTGACGAGTCGCTTGGTATCGAAAAATTGCTTAACGCCCAAACCGTCGCACGTCGGGCACGCGCCAGCAGGGTTGTTGAATGAGAAAAGCTTTGGCTCCAGCTCGCTGATGGCGTGGCCACAGATTGGGCAGGCGAAGCGGGCCGAGAAGATCATCTCCTCGCCGGGCTCGTCATCCATTGGAGCGACCAGCGCAATGCCATCGGCAAGCTTGAGCGCGGTTTCGAAAGACTCGGCCAGACGTTGTTGCAGGTCAGAGCGGACCTTGAAGCGGTCAACGACGACATCGATCGAGTGCTTCTTCTGCTTGTCGAGCTTGGGCAATTCGTCAAGCTCACACAGCCGGCCGTTAACCCGCGCACGCACGAAACCCTGCGCACGCAACTCTTCGAATACCGCCAGATGTTCGCCTTTGCGCTCGCGTACCACGGGAGCAAGCAGCATCAGCTTGGCGCCTTCCGGCTCGGCGAGAACCAGGTCTACCATCTGGCTGACTGTCTGCGCTTCCAGCGGGATATCGTGATCAGGGCAGCGCGGTTGACCGACGCGCGCATACAGCAGGCGCAGGTAGTCGTAGATCTCAGTGATGGTGCCGACGGTCGATCGCGGGTTATGCGATGTGGACTTCTGTTCGATCGAAATCGCAGGCGACAGGCCTTCGATAGTGTCGACGTCCGGCTTTTCCATCATGGAGAGGAACTGACGCGCATAGGCGGACAGCGATTCGACATAACGCCGCTGGCCCTCGGCATAAAGCGTATCGAACGCCAGGGACGACTTTCCTGAGCCGGACAACCCGGTGATGACGATCAGCTTGTCGCGTGGAAGGGTCAGGTCGATGTTTTTCAGGTTGTGGGTTCGAGCCCCACGAATCAAGATCTTGTCCAAAGCTGGCCTCGCACGGCGGGCGTGTAAAACGTGGAAGTATACGGGGAAATACTGGATGGATACACACTATCGAGATTAGCGCCGCCTCACTCGGAAATCAGAAAATTCCTGCGATGCGCGGCAAACCGTCGTATGTGCTCTACACGATGGGACTGGTAGAATCGCCGCCGGTTCATACGAGGTTCCTTCATGCACGATTCTCACAGCGAGCGCATGAGCGGCAGCGAAACCCGCGCGGCGGGCGGTCTGGCGCTGGTGTTTGCCTTCCGTATGCTAGGCATGTTCATGGTGCTGCCCGTCCTTGCAACTTACGGGATGGACCTTGCCGGCGCGAGTCCCGCGCTGATCGGGCTGGCCATTGGCGCCTATGGTCTGACCCAGGCTGTGCTCCAGATTCCATTCGGCATCATCTCTGATCGCATTGGCCGTCGCCCCGTCATCTACCTGGGGTTAATCGTCTTCGCGCTCGGCAGTGTGCTGGCCGCTCAGTCCACATCGATCTGGGGCGTGATCGCCGGGCGGATCCTGCAGGGTGCCGGCGCTATTTCTGCAGCGGTAATGGCGTTGCTTTCTGATTTGACTCGCGAGCAGCACCGTACCAAAGCGATGGCGATGATTGGCATGACCATCGGGGTGTCGTTTGCCGTAGCCATGGTCGTAGGGCCGATTCTGACCGGTGCGTTCGGGTTGTCGGGGCTGTTTCTGGCCACGGGTGCGATGGCGCTGGTCGGCATTGCCATAGTCGCCTTCATTGTCCCCAAATCAACCGTGACGCTGCAGCATCGTGAGTCAGGGCTGGCACGACAGGCATTGGGCGCTACGCTCCGTCATCCCGATCTGCTGCGTCTGGACCTCGGTATCTTTGCGTTGCACGCCATGTTGATGTCCAGTTTCGTGGCGTTGCCGCTGGCGTTGGTCGAGAAAGCGGGCCTGCCCAAAGAGGAGCACTGGTGGGTCTACCTGACTGCTCTGTTGATTTCGTTCTTCGCCATGATCCCGTTCATCATCTATGGCGAAAAAAAGCGGCAGATGAAGCGCGTCTTGCTAGGCGCGGTGCTGGTGCTGCTGCTGACCGAGCTCTTCTTCTGGGAGTTCGGGGACACGCTGCGAGCGCTGGTCATCGGCACCGTGGTGTTCTTCACCGCGTTCAATTTGCTTGAAGCGTCACTGCCTTCGCTGATCAGCAAGGTGTCGCCGGCGGGGGGAAAGGGGACTGCGATGGGGATCTACTCCACCAGCCAATTCCTCGGCTCCGCAGCTGGGGGCATCCTGGGTGGGTGGCTTTTTCAGCACGGTGGACTGGATGTGGTGTTCCTCGGCGGCGCCGGTCTTGCCGCCATCTGGCTGGCGTTTGCTGTTACCATGCGCGAACCTCCCTACGTAACCAGCCTTCGCTTGCCGTTGTCGCCCGAGGCTCAACGCGACACAGGCCTTGCCGACCGCGTGATGGCCGTACGGGGAGTAACAGATGCCGTAGTGGTTGCCAATGAGGCAGCTATTTACATCAAATTTGACAAAGAACTGTTGGATCGGGCGTCTTTCGACGAAGTGGTCAATCCAGCGTCGGAAACGTGTAAAGCCTAGGAGAACGTTATGGCCCGTGGGGTTAACAAAGTCATATTGGTCGGCACATGCGGCCAGGATCCCGAAGTCCGCTACATGCCTAACGGTAATGCCGTGACTAACCTGAGTCTGGCAACAAGCGAACAGTGGACCGACAAGCAAACCGGTCAGAAGGTCGAAAAGACCGAATGGCACCGTGTCTCGATGTTCGGCAAGGTCGCCGAAATCGCTGGCGAGTACCTGCGCAAAGGTTCGCAGGTCTATATTGAAGGCAAGCTGCAGACCCGCGAGTGGGAAAAAGACGGCATCAAGCGTTACACGACTGAAATCGTTGTCGACATGCAAGGCACCATGCAATTGCTGGGCGGCCGTCCTCAAGGCGATGGCGCTCCTCAGGGCCAGGGTGGTGGCGGTTATCAGAACTCCCAGAACTCCGCGCCGCGTCCACAGCAACAGGCGCGCCCGCAGCAGTCCGCCCCTCAGCCACAGCGTGAGTCGCGCCCCGCGCCACAACAAGCGCCGCAGCCGGCTCCTGATTTCGACAGCTTTGACGACGACATTCCCTTCTAAGAAGCGCGTCATCCAGGCACGTGAATAACGTAAACAAAAGCCCCCGCACAGTTTCGCTGTCGGGGGCTTTGTTTTGGGGCTGCGGGTTGGCTACAAGCCCAACTCTGACAAGCCTGGATGGTCATCGGGGCGGCGCCCGAGGGGCCAGCGAAAGTTGCGCTCCGCTTCCTTGATGGGCATGTCGTTGATGCAAGCGAAGCGACGTGCCATCAGGCCGTCTTCGTTGAATTCCCAATTTTCATTGCCGTACGAGCGAAACCAGTTCCCGGAGTCGTCGTGCCATTCGTAGGCGTAACGCACGGCGATCCGGTTGTCGGTAAATGCCCAGAGCTCTTTGATCAGGCGGTAATCGAGTTCCTTCTTCCACTTGCGGGTAAGAAAGTCCTTCGCCTCGTCACGGTTCTCGACGAATTCCGCACGGTTGCGCCAGCGCGTGTCGAGCGTGTACGCAAGAGAGACCTTCTGCGCATCGCGGCTGTTCCAGCCGTCCTCAGCCAATCTAACCTTCTCGATGGCGGATTCGTGGGTGAAAGGGGGAAGTGGCGGGCGAGTCTGAGCATTGGACGACATGGTGGACCTCCAGGCAGGGTTGTATCGGCGTTGGTGAGATGTCTTGGACTAGGCCTCAGCGGCCAAGTGTTTTTCGAGAATCAGTCGCGCGACGGCTTGGGCGTTGTCAGCACTGCTGTAGTCGCCCATTACGCGAGCAACCGTAATCGCGCCCTCCATGAGGATCAGTAGCTGATTGGCTAAGGGATCGGGGTCGGCAATGTCCAGCTGTTCACATAGTTCGAGCGTGTAGGCGAGCAGCTTCTGCTTGTGCAATTTGGCGATCAGGCGGATCGGGTCTTGAGGATCGCCCACTTCGCCTGCGGTGTTGATGAACGCACAACCGCGAAAGCCTTCGGATTCGAACCAGCGCTTGAGGACCGTGAACATATTCAGGATGCGCGCCCGGGCGTCGGGCGCCTGATCGGACTCGGCGCGAAACCAGTTCATCCAGCGCACGTCACGCGCGTTTAGCGCAGCAGCGGCTACTTCGTCTTTGGTGGCGAAATACCGATAAATGCTCTTCCGCGCGACGCCCGACGTCTTCACCAGGAGATCCATGCCCGTGGCCTGGATCCCGTTTTGGTAAATGAGCTGTTCGGCGGTCGCGAGTATTTTCTCGCGGGTGATGCTCGTTGATGTATTCATGCCTCGAAAGGTAGAACGTCCGTTCTCCCTCGTCAAGGCATTGGCCGGAAATACCTCAATGCACCTGATCAGCTTCTGGCAGGGCGCGCTTCAATACGGCCGCGTCGGGGGTGGCTTTAACAAGCGTTACCGGGATGGATTTTGCTGCGGGCACTTTGCTGCGGTCGGCGTGGTGCCAGAGCGGCACGAGTGCGTTGCATTCCGGGTAATACGCCGCGCAGCAGGCTTCGGGGATGTCGTACGCGATGATCTGCAATGGTCCTACCGAGCGGTGAACCTGCGGCTCGATCGCTGTAGTGACGGTGACCCAGCCGCCCGGTTCGAAGCCCATCCGGACCACGTCATTGCGATTCATGAAGATAACCGCCCGCGTCCCACTGACGCCGCGGAAGCGATCTTCGTATCCGTAGATGGTGGTATTGAACTGGTCATTGCTGCGTAACGTCATCAGCTGCAAGACATCGCGCCGATCATGGTTGGGGTAGACATCGTCGTTTTCCTCAAGCCGTTCAGGCGTAACAAACATCGCACGCCCGCTCTCCGTCTTCCATTCACGCTTCGCTGCGGGAATAGGCCGGTGGAAGCCGCCTGGCTCCCACATGCGGGTCTCCATGTCATGGAATATTTCCGGGAAAACCTGCGCAATGCCCTGACGGATGAGGGCGTAGTTGCTGCGCCAGGCGTCCCAATCAATGCGCGAAGTACCGGGTAACGTCGCTTCCGCGATGCCTGCAAGGATCGTGATTTCGGCGCGCGCATGTTCGCTGGCAGGTTCGCTCTGTCCCCGCCAGGCCCGGACGCAGCCGGTGCTGTCTTCGGTGGTGTTAACCTGCTCCACGCCATTTTGCCGATCCAGCTCGATGCGTCCCAGACATGGCAATATCCAGGCGTTTTTACCTGGCACCAGGTGAGTGCGGTTCAGTTTCGTGGCGATTTGCACGTTCAGGTCAAGCGTGTTCCAGGCGGGTTCCATCCGGGAGGTATCAGGAACGGCACGCAAGAAATTCCCGCCGAGCCCGATAAAGCCGCGCACGCTGCCGTCCAGAATGCCCTCGCACGCTTCAACGGTATTCACGCCTTTGTTCTCAGGAACTGCAAAGCCATACAACTCCTGAATCTTGTCCGCTGGCACCTTTTTCGGGTCTTCGGTGATGCCAACGGTGCGCTGCCCTTGCACATTCGAATGGCCGCGCACAGGACAAATACCAGCGCCGCGCTTACCGATGTTGCCGCGCAGCAGGAGCAGATTGACCAGCATTTGAACATTGATGACGCCGCGACGGTGCTGGGTGATGCCCATGCCGTAGATGATCATGACGCGCTCGTGTCTTGCGTAAACGGTAGCCACCGCC comes from Pseudomonas lutea and encodes:
- the rpsK gene encoding 30S ribosomal protein S11, producing the protein MAKPAARPRKKVKKTVVDGIAHIHASFNNTIVTITDRQGNALSWATSGGSGFRGSRKSTPFAAQVAAERAGQAALEYGLKNLDVNVKGPGPGRESAVRALNGCGYKIASITDVTPIPHNGCRPPKKRRV
- the uvrA gene encoding excinuclease ABC subunit UvrA, encoding MDKILIRGARTHNLKNIDLTLPRDKLIVITGLSGSGKSSLAFDTLYAEGQRRYVESLSAYARQFLSMMEKPDVDTIEGLSPAISIEQKSTSHNPRSTVGTITEIYDYLRLLYARVGQPRCPDHDIPLEAQTVSQMVDLVLAEPEGAKLMLLAPVVRERKGEHLAVFEELRAQGFVRARVNGRLCELDELPKLDKQKKHSIDVVVDRFKVRSDLQQRLAESFETALKLADGIALVAPMDDEPGEEMIFSARFACPICGHAISELEPKLFSFNNPAGACPTCDGLGVKQFFDTKRLVNGELTLAEGAIRGWDRRNVYYFQMLGSLAKHYRFSLEVPFKELPTDLQKVLLGGSGKENVDFRYLNDRGDIVKRAHPFEGIVPNLERRYRETESTTVREELAKFLSTQPCPECRGTRLRREARHVWVGEKTLPAVTNMPIGDATHYFGDLKLTGRRGEIADKILKEIRERLQFLVNVGLDYLTLDRSADTLSGGEAQRIRLASQIGAGLVGVMYILDEPSIGLHQRDNDRLLDTLRHLRDIGNTVIVVEHDEDAIRLADYVVDIGPGAGVHGGHIVAEGTPQEVMDHPDSLTGKYLSGRVKIQVPAKRTPRNKKLSLKLKGARGNNLRNVDLEIPIGLLTCVTGVSGSGKSTLINNTLFPLSATALNGATTLEASAHDSIDGLQHLDKVVDIDQSPIGRTPRSNPATYTGLFTPIRELFAGVPESRSRGYGPGRFSFNVKGGRCEACQGDGLIKVEMHFLPDIYVPCDVCKSKRYNRETLEVKYKGKSIHEVLEMTIEEARAFFDAVPALARKLQTLMDVGLSYIKLGQSATTLSGGEAQRVKLSRELSKRDTGKTLYILDEPTTGLHFADIQQLLDVLHRLRDHGNTVVVIEHNLDVIKTADWLVDLGPEGGSKGGQIIATGTPEQVAEMKQSYTGHYLKPLLERDRA
- the bfr gene encoding bacterioferritin; translation: MQGHPDVIDYLNTLLTGELAARDQYFVHSRMYEDWGFGKLYERINHEMEEEAQHADALMRRILMLEGTPRMRPDDLDVGTTVPEMLASDLRLEYKVRAALCKGIALCEQHKDYVSRDILRIQLADTEEDHTYWLEKQLGLIKSIGLENYLQSQF
- the rpsM gene encoding 30S ribosomal protein S13 codes for the protein MARIAGVNIPDNKHTVISLTYIYGVGRTTAHKICATTGVNPAVKIKDLSDEQIEQLRGEVAKFTTEGDLRREINMKIKRLMDLGCYRGLRHRRGLPVRGQRTKTNARTRKGPRKPIRK
- the rpmJ gene encoding 50S ribosomal protein L36, whose protein sequence is MKVRASVKKLCRNCKIIRREGVVRVICSAEPRHKQRQG
- a CDS encoding DNA-directed RNA polymerase subunit alpha, yielding MQISVNEFLTPRHIDVQVVSPTRAKITLEPLERGFGHTLGNALRRILLSSMPGCAVVEAEIDGVLHEYSAIEGVQEDVIEILLNLKGLAIKLHGRDEVTLTLSKKGSGVVTAADIQLDHDVEIVNPDHVIANLASNGALNMKLVVARGRGYEPADSRQSDEDESRSIGRLQLDSSFSPVRRIAYVVENARVEQRTNLDKLVIDLETNGTLDPEEAIRRAATILQQQLAAFVDLKGDSEPVVVEQEDEIDPILLRPVDDLELTVRSANCLKAENIYYIGDLIQRTEVELLKTPNLGKKSLTEIKDVLASRGLSLGMRLDNWPPASLKKDDKATA
- a CDS encoding MFS transporter, coding for MHDSHSERMSGSETRAAGGLALVFAFRMLGMFMVLPVLATYGMDLAGASPALIGLAIGAYGLTQAVLQIPFGIISDRIGRRPVIYLGLIVFALGSVLAAQSTSIWGVIAGRILQGAGAISAAVMALLSDLTREQHRTKAMAMIGMTIGVSFAVAMVVGPILTGAFGLSGLFLATGAMALVGIAIVAFIVPKSTVTLQHRESGLARQALGATLRHPDLLRLDLGIFALHAMLMSSFVALPLALVEKAGLPKEEHWWVYLTALLISFFAMIPFIIYGEKKRQMKRVLLGAVLVLLLTELFFWEFGDTLRALVIGTVVFFTAFNLLEASLPSLISKVSPAGGKGTAMGIYSTSQFLGSAAGGILGGWLFQHGGLDVVFLGGAGLAAIWLAFAVTMREPPYVTSLRLPLSPEAQRDTGLADRVMAVRGVTDAVVVANEAAIYIKFDKELLDRASFDEVVNPASETCKA
- a CDS encoding DUF1348 family protein, with the translated sequence MSSNAQTRPPLPPFTHESAIEKVRLAEDGWNSRDAQKVSLAYTLDTRWRNRAEFVENRDEAKDFLTRKWKKELDYRLIKELWAFTDNRIAVRYAYEWHDDSGNWFRSYGNENWEFNEDGLMARRFACINDMPIKEAERNFRWPLGRRPDDHPGLSELGL
- a CDS encoding TetR/AcrR family transcriptional regulator, with product MNTSTSITREKILATAEQLIYQNGIQATGMDLLVKTSGVARKSIYRYFATKDEVAAAALNARDVRWMNWFRAESDQAPDARARILNMFTVLKRWFESEGFRGCAFINTAGEVGDPQDPIRLIAKLHKQKLLAYTLELCEQLDIADPDPLANQLLILMEGAITVARVMGDYSSADNAQAVARLILEKHLAAEA
- the rplQ gene encoding 50S ribosomal protein L17 → MRHRKSGRHLSRTSSHRKAMFQNMAVSLFEHELIKTTLPKAKELRRVAEPLITLAKVDSVANRRLAFDRTRSKEMVGKLFNDLGKRYATREGGYLRILKCGFRAGDNAPMAYVELVDRPVGGSVETAE
- a CDS encoding single-stranded DNA-binding protein — translated: MARGVNKVILVGTCGQDPEVRYMPNGNAVTNLSLATSEQWTDKQTGQKVEKTEWHRVSMFGKVAEIAGEYLRKGSQVYIEGKLQTREWEKDGIKRYTTEIVVDMQGTMQLLGGRPQGDGAPQGQGGGGYQNSQNSAPRPQQQARPQQSAPQPQRESRPAPQQAPQPAPDFDSFDDDIPF
- the rpsD gene encoding 30S ribosomal protein S4; protein product: MARYIGPKCKLARREGTDLFLKSGVRAIESKCNIEAAPGIHGQRRGRQSDYGTQLREKQKVRRIYGVLERQFSGYYKEAAGKKGATGENLLQLLECRLDNVVYRMGFGSTRAESRQLVSHKSVSVNGKTVNVPSYQVRAGDVVAIREKAKNQLRIVQALDLCAQRGRVEWVEVDTEKKSGVFKSVPARSDLSADINESLIVELYSK